Proteins from a genomic interval of Planktothrix sp. FACHB-1365:
- a CDS encoding HpsJ family protein, giving the protein MKSTNSRKIPSQAAGFLKLAGVILFFVSVVNIVLLFFPLKLGDVEWQVQFTSQMVEQGIIPVLAIALMFCAYGLEDLAGVSADETQSKFNSLKFWVYLISAILGVIYLLLIPVHVSSVSAASNQTIEQANQEAEQAKKQVSEQLQLQQTQMTDLLQNNQKLEEYVASQQLTPEELERLEQFKKNPDALKQQATALNEQFKRDIEERRRQTETKSKQGSFKSNVRIGVTSLLLASCYLTIGWSGLREGKARKKARR; this is encoded by the coding sequence ATGAAATCCACAAATTCTCGTAAAATTCCATCTCAAGCAGCTGGGTTTTTAAAATTAGCAGGAGTAATTTTATTTTTTGTTTCGGTTGTTAATATTGTCTTACTATTTTTTCCTCTAAAACTAGGAGATGTGGAATGGCAAGTTCAGTTTACAAGCCAAATGGTTGAGCAGGGAATTATTCCTGTTTTAGCGATCGCCTTAATGTTTTGTGCCTATGGCTTAGAGGATTTAGCGGGAGTTTCAGCCGATGAGACTCAATCCAAATTTAATAGTTTAAAATTTTGGGTTTATTTGATTTCTGCGATTTTGGGAGTTATTTATCTATTATTAATTCCCGTTCATGTCAGTAGTGTTTCTGCCGCCAGTAATCAAACCATTGAACAAGCCAATCAAGAAGCTGAACAAGCCAAAAAACAAGTGTCTGAACAGTTGCAACTCCAACAGACTCAAATGACCGATTTATTACAAAATAATCAAAAACTAGAAGAATATGTCGCCAGTCAACAACTAACGCCGGAAGAATTAGAACGCTTAGAACAATTTAAAAAGAATCCCGATGCTTTAAAACAGCAAGCTACAGCATTAAATGAACAATTTAAACGGGATATTGAAGAACGACGTCGGCAAACCGAAACGAAATCTAAACAAGGAAGCTTTAAATCCAATGTCAGAATTGGCGTAACCAGTTTGCTGTTAGCCAGTTGTTATCTCACCATCGGTTGGAGTGGATTAAGAGAAGGAAAAGCCCGTAAAAAAGCTCGTCGTTAG
- a CDS encoding LL-diaminopimelate aminotransferase encodes MKFANRLDLLRSNVFADMDRAKAKAVLAGQDLIDLSLGSSDLPVADHIITPIQDSVSDPATHGYLLFRNTQGFREIVAQWYTNRYGIAVNPETEVLQLIGSQEGTAHLPLAILNPGDFALLQDPGYPSHIGGVYLAGGQMYPMPLRAENGFLPVFEEIPETVLAQARMMVLSYPHNPTSATASLSFFRQAVAFCQNHDLVLVHDFPYMDFVFPDGENQTVAELAPSILQADPDKSVSIEFFTFSKSYNMGGFRIGFAIGNAELILALRQIKATVDFNQYIGILNGAIAALTGPQDHIIQNMGIFRQRRDAFIQAMQDIGWNVPKPKATMYIWAKLPEPWSQDSIGFCRQLVEQTGVAVSPGVGFGKSGEGYVRFALVHPPEVLVTAVNRIAKFLQSSP; translated from the coding sequence ATGAAATTTGCTAATCGTTTAGACCTGTTACGCTCTAATGTTTTTGCTGATATGGATCGAGCCAAAGCCAAGGCTGTATTAGCAGGACAGGATTTAATTGATTTATCCTTGGGTTCTTCAGATTTACCCGTTGCTGATCATATTATTACGCCGATCCAGGACTCTGTGTCTGATCCCGCTACTCATGGTTATCTGTTATTTCGCAATACTCAAGGGTTTCGAGAAATCGTTGCTCAGTGGTATACCAATCGTTATGGCATCGCCGTTAATCCTGAAACGGAGGTTTTGCAACTCATTGGTTCCCAGGAAGGAACGGCCCATTTACCCTTAGCCATTCTCAACCCGGGTGATTTTGCTTTATTACAAGATCCCGGTTATCCCTCTCATATTGGTGGGGTTTATTTAGCGGGGGGCCAAATGTATCCGATGCCCTTACGGGCGGAAAATGGCTTTTTACCCGTGTTTGAGGAGATTCCAGAAACAGTCTTAGCCCAAGCTCGGATGATGGTGTTGAGTTATCCCCATAACCCGACATCCGCAACGGCTTCTTTATCGTTTTTCCGTCAAGCTGTGGCCTTTTGCCAAAACCATGATTTAGTTTTAGTTCATGATTTTCCCTATATGGATTTTGTGTTTCCAGACGGAGAAAATCAGACGGTTGCAGAATTAGCCCCTTCAATTTTACAAGCTGATCCAGACAAAAGCGTTTCCATTGAATTCTTTACCTTTTCTAAGTCCTACAATATGGGCGGGTTCCGCATTGGCTTTGCCATCGGGAATGCGGAGTTAATTTTGGCTTTACGCCAGATTAAGGCAACTGTTGATTTTAACCAATATATCGGGATTTTGAATGGGGCGATCGCCGCTTTAACGGGGCCACAGGATCATATTATTCAGAATATGGGGATTTTCCGTCAACGACGAGATGCGTTTATTCAAGCGATGCAGGATATTGGTTGGAATGTCCCCAAACCAAAAGCCACGATGTATATTTGGGCTAAACTACCCGAACCTTGGTCACAGGATTCTATTGGGTTCTGTCGCCAACTGGTAGAACAAACTGGGGTAGCCGTTTCTCCGGGGGTTGGGTTTGGCAAATCCGGTGAAGGATATGTGCGGTTTGCCTTAGTCCATCCTCCAGAAGTATTAGTTACGGCAGTTAATCGCATTGCCAAGTTTTTACAATCATCTCCATAA
- the glpX gene encoding class II fructose-bisphosphatase: protein MDNVIGLEIIEVVEQAAIASARLMGKGDKNEADHVAVEAMRQRMNQIHMRGRIVIGEGERDEAPMLYIGEQVGICTQEDAAKYCNPDELIEIDIAVDPCEGTNLVAYGQNGSMAVLAISEKGGLFAAPDFYMKKLAAPVVAKGHVDINKSATENLKILSDCMNRAVEDLVVVVMDRPRHKDLINEIRTAGARVRLISDGDVSAAISCAFSGTNIHALMGIGAAPEGVISAAAMRALGGHFQGQLIYDPEVVKTGLIGESKEGNIARLKEMGITEPDKVYNAEELASGQTVLFAACGITPGTLMEGVRFFNGGARTQSLVISSQSKTARFVDTIHMFESPKNIQLR from the coding sequence GTGGATAATGTTATTGGATTAGAGATTATTGAAGTCGTCGAGCAAGCTGCGATCGCTTCTGCTCGTTTGATGGGTAAGGGAGACAAAAATGAAGCCGACCATGTGGCGGTGGAAGCCATGCGTCAACGCATGAACCAAATTCACATGAGAGGACGGATCGTAATTGGAGAAGGGGAACGGGATGAAGCCCCTATGCTTTATATTGGTGAACAAGTCGGCATCTGTACTCAAGAAGATGCTGCCAAATATTGTAACCCCGATGAACTGATCGAAATTGATATCGCCGTTGACCCTTGCGAAGGGACAAACTTAGTCGCCTACGGTCAAAATGGATCGATGGCTGTATTAGCCATTTCTGAAAAAGGCGGTTTATTTGCAGCACCTGACTTCTATATGAAGAAGTTAGCAGCGCCTGTGGTAGCTAAAGGCCATGTTGATATTAATAAATCCGCCACTGAAAACCTGAAAATTCTCTCCGACTGCATGAACCGCGCCGTTGAGGATTTAGTGGTGGTGGTGATGGATCGTCCCCGTCACAAAGATCTGATCAATGAAATTCGGACGGCTGGTGCCCGTGTGCGTTTGATTAGTGATGGTGATGTTTCGGCTGCAATTTCCTGTGCTTTTTCGGGAACGAATATTCATGCACTCATGGGAATTGGGGCTGCACCCGAAGGCGTGATTTCTGCGGCGGCAATGCGGGCTTTAGGAGGTCACTTCCAAGGTCAGTTAATTTATGATCCTGAAGTGGTGAAAACCGGATTAATTGGGGAAAGCAAAGAAGGCAATATTGCTCGCCTCAAAGAAATGGGAATTACTGAACCGGATAAAGTCTATAATGCAGAGGAATTAGCTTCTGGTCAAACGGTGTTATTCGCAGCCTGTGGAATTACACCGGGTACTTTAATGGAAGGGGTACGCTTCTTTAACGGTGGTGCTCGTACTCAAAGTTTAGTCATTTCTTCTCAGTCGAAAACGGCTCGTTTTGTGGATACTATCCATATGTTTGAGTCACCTAAGAATATTCAGTTGCGCTAA
- a CDS encoding DUF3007 family protein — MRRIDVIVITILVFLSGGLIYLIFQGIGFDSADAGIWSQAVLVGGLVIWLLTYLFRVGTHKMTYNQQLKNYEDAVLQKRLEEMTPEELAQLQAEVEEEKKS; from the coding sequence ATGCGACGAATTGATGTCATTGTCATTACAATTCTTGTCTTTTTGAGCGGTGGATTGATTTACCTAATCTTCCAAGGGATAGGGTTTGATAGCGCCGATGCTGGAATCTGGAGTCAAGCGGTTTTAGTTGGCGGTTTAGTCATTTGGTTACTAACTTATTTATTTCGAGTTGGTACTCATAAGATGACCTATAACCAACAACTTAAAAACTATGAAGATGCGGTATTACAAAAACGACTGGAAGAAATGACTCCAGAAGAACTTGCTCAACTCCAAGCTGAAGTTGAAGAAGAGAAAAAGAGTTAA
- a CDS encoding transposase has protein sequence MPYNPQIHHRRSIRLKGYDYTQPGGYFVTICTKEKQCLFGDIVQREMRFNSLGAIAFNTWQQIAEKFSHVELDYFIIMPNHIHGILIFNEIIADPQSPVGVRRASPLHKTSLSEQEISSKLTQKPHGTAPKSLGAVVSWYKSFVSKSINRICNNSGQGLIWQRDYYEEIIRDETALNAIRKYIIENPLRWEDDPEHPPLNKIKSELLIDLPF, from the coding sequence ATGCCCTATAATCCACAAATTCATCATCGGCGTTCTATTCGTTTAAAAGGATACGATTATACTCAACCTGGGGGATATTTTGTTACAATTTGCACGAAAGAAAAACAATGTTTATTTGGAGATATTGTTCAAAGGGAAATGCGATTTAATTCTTTAGGCGCGATCGCTTTTAATACCTGGCAACAAATTGCTGAAAAATTCTCTCATGTTGAATTAGACTATTTTATCATCATGCCGAATCATATTCATGGGATTTTAATCTTTAATGAAATCATTGCCGATCCTCAATCCCCCGTAGGGGTGAGGCGCGCCTCACCCCTACACAAAACGTCATTATCAGAACAAGAAATATCTTCAAAATTAACACAAAAACCTCATGGTACTGCTCCAAAATCCTTGGGTGCTGTTGTTAGTTGGTATAAATCTTTCGTGTCTAAATCTATTAATAGAATTTGTAATAATTCCGGTCAAGGATTAATTTGGCAACGAGATTATTATGAAGAAATTATCAGAGATGAAACCGCTTTAAATGCAATTAGAAAATACATTATTGAAAATCCCTTACGTTGGGAAGATGATCCAGAACATCCGCCTTTAAATAAAATTAAAAGTGAATTACTGATTGATCTTCCCTTTTAA
- a CDS encoding NF038130 family PEP-CTERM protein gives MAALLKKLLIGTSVAVGMSAVGIAPAFAGSLTGVNVSGQHLTYGFTYQNGKLQTSQVENNAANWEAALEAGAGNIELAGQTVSPNAFGFGTPDGLGGYENQEASTLTGVMGGKKYTFSSLTYDDWYTYDENGNSLADTWFADTWNNAGSGLKAYAAAILKNPTVASLDAGSALFGLQFAGKDVDLFSRVSNANIDYVNDDNGMLNLGLVGHWNHSSGLKFSEVLKVTVGEGDNAVTKFLYKTGQADEQTGYTEASDNVSHSGLYRFSLAIPNDVASVPEPSAMFGLMALGGLFAASKRKNHS, from the coding sequence ATGGCAGCTTTATTAAAAAAACTCTTAATTGGCACTTCCGTCGCAGTGGGAATGAGCGCAGTTGGAATAGCCCCGGCTTTTGCTGGGAGCTTAACAGGGGTTAACGTTAGCGGTCAACACCTCACCTACGGATTCACCTACCAAAACGGAAAACTCCAAACCTCTCAAGTTGAGAATAATGCTGCTAACTGGGAAGCCGCTCTCGAAGCAGGCGCAGGTAATATTGAGTTAGCTGGTCAAACTGTATCTCCTAACGCATTTGGCTTCGGAACCCCCGATGGCTTGGGAGGATACGAAAATCAAGAAGCCTCCACGTTAACAGGTGTCATGGGGGGTAAAAAATATACGTTTAGCAGCTTAACCTACGATGACTGGTACACGTATGATGAAAATGGCAACTCCTTAGCTGACACTTGGTTTGCTGATACTTGGAATAATGCAGGATCTGGTTTAAAAGCTTATGCAGCAGCAATCTTAAAAAATCCTACTGTTGCTAGTTTGGATGCTGGAAGCGCACTGTTTGGGTTACAATTCGCTGGCAAAGACGTGGATCTATTTTCACGGGTGAGTAATGCCAATATTGACTATGTAAATGATGATAACGGAATGCTCAACCTGGGATTAGTGGGTCACTGGAATCACAGTTCTGGGTTAAAGTTCAGTGAAGTCCTGAAAGTGACAGTAGGCGAAGGCGACAATGCTGTTACAAAATTCCTGTACAAAACCGGTCAAGCGGATGAACAAACCGGATACACCGAAGCAAGTGATAATGTTTCCCACAGTGGTCTTTATCGTTTCAGTCTAGCCATTCCTAATGATGTGGCTTCTGTTCCTGAACCCTCTGCAATGTTCGGTTTGATGGCATTGGGCGGTTTATTTGCAGCCAGCAAACGCAAAAATCATTCATAA
- a CDS encoding pre-peptidase C-terminal domain-containing protein, translating to MVLIPNSALGAIVGDDSSEFISLIPGQLAGFPQGVLVLGGNDTVQGAVDNELINGNQGFDQIFGGGGNDNLFGGQEDDLLDGGVGDDILFGNLGADIITGGDGNDNLFGGKDNDNLSGDLGNDILSGDFGIDALTGGGGSDIFVLGIGGGGADVITDFQDSADLMQLPAGFTFSNLRVTTSGNQTVIALATTGEELVRLNGIQPSVITSADFVGGSPTPTPQGEPGSNIATALDLGVLPDLLSYSQFVGKDDPNDFYRFTLQNNSDFSLGLGGVSNSTEVALIKDFNNNNQINSVDGDVLNDDYGYSGDDTEINRALEAGTYYISVYNDSSAGTNYDLRLEVTSKPATTPSNPGNTLNTALDLGSLSSSISFTDFIGKTDQEDIYRFTLNRNSNVEVIVGGVSQGIILYLIKDDNNNGQINSVDGDILDSDSGNVSEITQALEAGTYYVRVFSDGEGTNYDLRVNVSPG from the coding sequence ATGGTATTGATTCCAAATTCAGCTTTAGGTGCTATTGTCGGTGATGACTCTTCAGAATTTATCTCGTTAATACCAGGACAATTAGCAGGTTTCCCTCAAGGGGTATTAGTTTTAGGGGGTAATGATACCGTACAAGGTGCAGTCGATAACGAACTGATTAATGGGAACCAAGGTTTTGATCAAATTTTTGGGGGCGGTGGTAATGATAACCTATTTGGAGGACAAGAAGATGATCTTCTTGATGGCGGTGTAGGAGATGATATTCTGTTTGGTAATTTAGGGGCGGATATTATTACTGGTGGAGATGGGAATGATAATCTATTTGGTGGTAAAGATAATGATAATTTGTCAGGTGATTTAGGTAACGATATCCTCTCTGGAGATTTCGGGATTGATGCTTTAACAGGAGGTGGAGGAAGCGATATTTTTGTATTAGGAATTGGGGGTGGGGGTGCGGATGTAATTACTGATTTTCAAGATAGTGCTGATTTAATGCAATTACCCGCAGGATTTACCTTTAGTAATCTTCGAGTTACAACATCAGGTAATCAAACGGTTATTGCTTTAGCAACCACAGGTGAAGAATTAGTCCGATTAAATGGTATTCAACCTTCTGTAATTACCAGTGCTGATTTTGTCGGAGGTTCGCCAACTCCAACACCCCAAGGAGAGCCAGGTAGTAATATTGCTACAGCCCTTGATTTAGGAGTGCTTCCTGATCTACTTAGTTATAGTCAGTTTGTCGGAAAAGATGATCCCAATGATTTTTATCGTTTTACCCTCCAGAATAACAGTGATTTTAGTCTGGGTTTGGGGGGCGTGAGTAATTCGACTGAAGTTGCTCTTATTAAGGATTTTAACAACAATAATCAGATTAATAGTGTAGATGGAGATGTTTTAAATGATGATTATGGATACTCTGGTGATGATACAGAAATTAACCGAGCATTAGAAGCAGGTACTTATTATATTTCAGTTTATAATGATTCATCAGCAGGAACTAACTATGATTTAAGGTTGGAAGTCACTTCAAAACCAGCAACAACTCCATCCAACCCAGGAAATACATTAAATACAGCTTTAGACTTGGGTAGCTTGAGTTCAAGTATAAGCTTTACAGACTTTATTGGTAAAACTGATCAAGAAGATATTTATCGCTTCACTCTTAATCGCAATAGTAATGTTGAAGTGATTGTTGGTGGTGTAAGCCAAGGAATCATTCTTTATCTTATTAAAGATGATAACAACAATGGCCAGATTAATAGTGTAGATGGAGATATTTTAGATTCTGATTCTGGTAACGTATCAGAAATTACCCAAGCATTAGAAGCAGGTACTTATTACGTTCGAGTTTTTTCAGATGGTGAGGGAACTAACTATGATCTTCGAGTGAATGTTTCACCTGGTTAA
- a CDS encoding co-chaperone YbbN produces MSNNVLVIRDSQFDSEVLKAEQPVLVYFWADWCGPCRLVSPSIEAIATTYHERVKVVKMEIDPNPDTVKLCKVEGVPALRLFKSQEIVQSHEGAISKPKLIEWLNTGLS; encoded by the coding sequence ATGAGTAATAACGTTCTTGTGATTCGAGATTCACAATTTGACTCCGAAGTCCTGAAAGCTGAACAACCCGTTTTAGTTTATTTTTGGGCAGATTGGTGTGGCCCTTGTCGGCTCGTCTCCCCGTCCATAGAGGCGATCGCCACCACCTATCACGAGCGCGTGAAAGTGGTTAAGATGGAAATAGACCCCAATCCCGATACCGTCAAACTGTGTAAGGTTGAAGGAGTTCCGGCTTTGAGATTATTTAAAAGTCAAGAGATTGTACAATCTCATGAGGGGGCGATTAGCAAACCTAAGTTGATCGAATGGCTCAACACGGGTTTGTCATAA
- the trpA gene encoding tryptophan synthase subunit alpha: MISVSQCFESLRVSDKKNCALIPFITAGDPNLETTAKALQVLDQNGADLIELGVPYSDPLADGPVIQAAATRALQKGTRLDQVLEMVATVSPTLKAPIILFTYYNPILHRGIKPFLEQIYQAGARGLVVPDLPLEEAETLLEPARQIGIEVTLLVAPTSPKERIELIARQSQGFIYLVSVTGVTGMRSQVQTRVEEILKEMRSLTDKPIGVGFGISQPEQATQMRDWGADAVIVGSAFVKRLAEGTPEQALADIGRFCQDLKTAIQN; the protein is encoded by the coding sequence ATGATTTCTGTTTCTCAATGCTTTGAATCTTTACGAGTTTCGGACAAAAAAAACTGTGCTTTAATTCCGTTTATTACCGCCGGTGATCCGAACTTAGAAACAACGGCGAAAGCCTTACAAGTTCTGGATCAAAATGGAGCCGATTTAATCGAATTGGGGGTTCCTTATTCTGATCCCTTGGCAGATGGCCCTGTAATTCAAGCCGCAGCCACTCGTGCATTACAAAAGGGAACTCGTTTAGATCAAGTATTAGAAATGGTGGCAACCGTTAGCCCAACGCTGAAAGCCCCCATTATTTTATTTACCTATTATAATCCCATTTTGCATCGAGGGATTAAACCCTTTTTAGAACAGATTTATCAAGCGGGAGCAAGGGGTTTAGTCGTACCGGATTTACCCTTAGAAGAAGCAGAAACATTACTGGAACCCGCCCGTCAAATCGGGATAGAAGTCACGTTACTGGTGGCACCGACCAGCCCTAAAGAACGAATTGAATTAATCGCCCGTCAATCTCAAGGGTTCATTTATTTAGTCAGTGTGACCGGGGTAACGGGAATGCGTTCCCAAGTTCAAACCCGTGTTGAAGAGATTCTCAAGGAAATGCGAAGCCTCACGGATAAACCCATTGGAGTTGGGTTTGGGATTTCTCAACCCGAACAAGCCACCCAAATGCGAGATTGGGGTGCAGATGCGGTGATTGTTGGAAGTGCTTTTGTGAAACGATTAGCTGAGGGAACACCCGAACAAGCTTTAGCAGATATTGGTCGATTTTGTCAAGATCTAAAAACCGCAATCCAAAATTAA
- the ndhL gene encoding NAD(P)H-quinone oxidoreductase subunit L — MLLITLLLYAALAGAYLLVLPAALYAYMNARWYVASSFERGFMYFLVFFFFPGLILLAPFINLRPQPRKIAS; from the coding sequence ATGCTACTGATTACCCTATTACTCTACGCCGCCTTAGCTGGTGCTTATTTGTTAGTGCTTCCGGCTGCTTTATATGCCTATATGAATGCTCGTTGGTATGTAGCCAGTTCCTTTGAACGAGGATTTATGTACTTTTTAGTCTTCTTCTTTTTCCCTGGATTAATTCTTCTCGCTCCTTTTATAAATTTACGTCCTCAACCCCGAAAAATTGCCAGCTAA
- a CDS encoding NB-ARC domain-containing protein: MLTWVDQVVFEKTGKHLSSVQEAILMGVWDSQKYNDIANQYNCTEPHVRKTASELWQVISEEVGEVVNKSNLRSTLGRIQLNNSSHSYFCNDVKIGKISFCGDSTKPPEAKQNAPPTATENQQYSIIKPQIDLRDAPELKTFYDRTSELNTLKQLILEKQCRTIGILGIRGMGKSAIARHLIELIKTEFDYIIWRSLRSFSCLEITLKELIQFLSNQTKLNFPDDLDGQLATLLGYLRDRRCLIILDDVQCLFKEGQLAGHYKPEYQNYSKLFKLIGELTHNSCLLFNSWEPPLEVVTLSGENSLTQLFSLTGLGEKATELLRNQGLQDEENYPELIYLFRGNPLYLKLVNYLIQQLFGGKLSQYISYQPVCLGDELSQILQQQYQRLSELEKQAITFLSSHPQPLLLSQLLEQFSEAQNQLFKVLLSLERRGLIEKHNLDNEIVFTVDSVMQNYILSGGD; encoded by the coding sequence ATGCTTACATGGGTTGACCAAGTAGTATTTGAAAAAACTGGAAAACATTTGAGTAGTGTGCAAGAAGCAATTTTAATGGGGGTGTGGGATAGCCAAAAATACAACGATATTGCTAACCAATACAACTGTACTGAACCTCATGTGAGAAAAACTGCATCGGAATTATGGCAGGTGATCTCAGAGGAAGTTGGAGAAGTTGTTAATAAATCGAATCTACGCTCTACATTAGGAAGAATTCAATTAAATAATAGTAGTCATTCTTACTTTTGTAATGATGTGAAAATCGGAAAGATTAGTTTTTGTGGAGACTCAACAAAACCTCCAGAAGCGAAACAAAACGCCCCACCAACAGCAACGGAAAATCAACAATATTCTATCATAAAACCGCAAATTGATTTAAGAGATGCACCCGAATTAAAAACATTTTACGATCGCACGTCTGAACTCAATACTCTAAAACAATTAATCCTAGAAAAACAATGTCGAACGATTGGTATTTTAGGAATAAGGGGAATGGGAAAAAGTGCGATCGCCCGTCATCTCATTGAACTGATCAAAACAGAATTTGATTATATTATTTGGCGCAGTCTTCGTAGCTTTTCCTGTTTAGAAATAACCTTAAAAGAGTTGATTCAATTTTTATCTAATCAAACCAAATTAAATTTTCCTGATGATCTGGATGGTCAATTAGCAACTTTATTAGGATATTTACGCGATCGCCGTTGTTTAATTATCTTAGATGATGTTCAGTGTCTATTTAAAGAAGGTCAACTGGCTGGTCATTATAAACCTGAATATCAAAACTATAGTAAACTGTTTAAACTCATCGGAGAATTAACCCATAATAGTTGTTTACTATTCAATAGTTGGGAACCACCTTTAGAAGTCGTTACTTTAAGTGGAGAGAATAGTTTAACTCAATTATTTTCCTTAACAGGTTTAGGAGAAAAAGCAACGGAACTGTTGAGAAATCAAGGATTACAGGATGAAGAAAATTACCCAGAATTAATTTATTTATTTCGAGGAAATCCCCTTTATTTAAAATTGGTTAATTATTTAATTCAGCAATTATTTGGAGGTAAACTCAGCCAATATATCAGTTATCAACCCGTATGTTTAGGAGATGAATTAAGCCAAATTTTACAACAACAGTATCAGCGATTATCGGAATTAGAAAAACAGGCGATCACATTTCTGTCTTCCCACCCTCAACCTCTTCTACTATCACAATTATTAGAACAATTTTCTGAAGCTCAAAATCAACTGTTTAAAGTGCTGCTTTCCTTAGAAAGACGAGGATTAATTGAAAAACACAATTTAGACAATGAGATAGTTTTTACAGTTGATTCTGTGATGCAAAACTATATTCTATCTGGCGGTGATTAA
- a CDS encoding glutamyl-tRNA reductase, with the protein MNIAVVGLSHKTAPVEVREKLSIPEPQLEAAIAHLLSYPHIEEVAILSTCNRLEIYLVATETQPGIREVTQFLSEKSKLSLHQLRPHLFTLLHDDAIMHLMRVAAGLDSLVLGEGQILSQVKQTHKLSQQHKGISRILNRLFTQALTAGKRVRTETSIGTGAVSISSAAVELVQMKVQNLSNYRVVILGAGKMSRLLVQHLISKGANQISILNRTLGRAKELANQFPDANIQIYTMSEMMSVMADSDIVFTSTSATEPIVDRAKLETILTASQSLMLVDISVPRNVATDVSELANVQAYNVDDLKAVVAQNHESRRQMAQEAEVLLEEEVQAFDVWWRSLETVPVINCLRDKIEGIREQELEKALSRLGSEFADKHQEVIEALTRGIVNKILHDPMVQLRAQQDIEARRRAMQTLQTLFNLEPEKNSSQQYS; encoded by the coding sequence ATGAATATTGCTGTTGTCGGTTTAAGCCATAAGACCGCGCCTGTTGAAGTTCGCGAAAAATTGAGTATTCCTGAACCTCAGTTAGAAGCTGCGATCGCTCATTTATTAAGTTATCCTCATATTGAAGAAGTTGCGATTCTCAGCACCTGTAACCGTTTAGAAATTTATTTAGTCGCCACAGAAACTCAACCCGGAATTCGGGAAGTGACTCAATTTTTATCAGAAAAAAGTAAGTTATCTTTACATCAATTACGTCCCCATTTATTTACCCTGCTTCATGATGATGCCATTATGCACTTAATGCGAGTGGCGGCGGGTTTAGATAGTTTAGTTCTAGGGGAAGGACAAATTTTATCCCAAGTTAAACAAACTCATAAATTAAGTCAACAACATAAAGGGATTAGTCGCATTCTGAACCGTTTATTTACCCAAGCGTTAACAGCCGGAAAACGGGTCAGAACCGAAACTAGCATTGGTACAGGTGCAGTTTCAATTAGTTCTGCTGCGGTGGAATTAGTTCAAATGAAAGTGCAGAACTTAAGTAATTATCGCGTTGTCATTTTAGGGGCTGGTAAAATGTCTCGCCTATTGGTTCAGCATTTAATCTCTAAAGGTGCAAACCAAATTTCAATTTTGAATCGAACTTTAGGACGGGCAAAAGAATTAGCAAATCAATTTCCCGATGCTAATATACAGATTTATACAATGTCGGAAATGATGTCTGTGATGGCGGATTCTGATATTGTGTTTACCAGTACCTCAGCTACAGAACCCATTGTAGATCGGGCTAAATTAGAAACAATCTTAACAGCATCTCAATCCTTAATGTTAGTGGATATTTCTGTTCCTCGGAATGTCGCCACAGATGTCAGTGAATTAGCCAATGTTCAAGCTTATAATGTGGATGATTTAAAAGCCGTTGTCGCGCAAAACCATGAAAGTCGCCGTCAAATGGCTCAGGAAGCCGAAGTTTTATTAGAAGAGGAAGTACAAGCCTTTGATGTTTGGTGGCGAAGTTTGGAAACGGTTCCGGTGATTAACTGTTTACGCGATAAAATTGAAGGTATTCGAGAACAGGAGTTAGAAAAAGCCTTATCTCGTTTAGGTTCAGAATTTGCTGATAAGCATCAAGAAGTCATAGAAGCCTTAACGCGAGGAATTGTGAATAAAATTCTCCACGACCCGATGGTACAACTTCGCGCTCAACAGGATATTGAAGCTCGACGTCGGGCGATGCAAACCTTACAGACCTTATTTAATTTAGAGCCTGAAAAAAATTCCAGCCAGCAATATAGTTAG